The genomic interval TCAAAAAGAAGAAGTGCACAATCTCAAGACATTTTCTTGATGTGGGACAGTACACAAACGATAGTAAATATGCAGCAACACATAAGATACTGACATTAATGTTTACTCTGTGGTTTCCTTCGTCCCAGTAACATGAAGTGGGGGCTGTTTTAAAGTTCCCTCTTCTTTCACATTCTAAGAAGCTTTCTGCTCATCATAATGTGACATACTACAGGTTCTAATCCACGTTAAACAGCAAAAAGTCCTCATTTTACCTATGTTTTCCACAGTTTTAGCAATGATGTGCTGCGATGTCTGCAGAGATGCAGGGGTTGAATCCTTTACTTCAGCTGCTTGTTTAAGCTCAGGCTTGTGATGACCGAGGACTTTATCCATGATGGCAAACCATCTGTTTCTTGGCTTTTTAGAGTCCCTCTGCTCCTTGACTCTTTTGTATTTTCGTTTCAGCAGTTTTATCTTTGACCTGCACTGGCTGGTGGTTTTATCAAAACCCTGAGTGGCGAGCTCCGAGCTCAGCTGGGCAAACACTCTCTCGTTTCTCTGGGTTGATCTGAGCTGCTCCTGCACACTCTCGTCTGCCCATCGGGTGAGGAGCACTTTAACTTCATCTGATGTCCAAGCTGCACGCAACATGTCTGCTGAAAGAAATGTAACCTTGTTAACACAATAACAGGTCTCGcaacatgaatgtaaaaaaaaaagaattatcgGCTGTGAAACCTTATACTGTACCATTCCCATGCTCATGTTCTGGTGATTCAGGTTGCGTCAACACTGTCGATGAATCTACCGCTGTAGAAGCCTCTTCAGAGCCAAGGACACCGTCTAAAATAGTTAACCAGTCACTTTTAAGCACCCCATGTGGTTCcatttctttgatttttctgtACTCCTCTATAAGATTATTCACTTTAAGACTGCACTGATGTGGTGTCTTTTTAAAGCCAACCAAGGCGAGCTCATTGCTGAGATATGTGTAGACCCGATTGTTGGCTGCTGGGGTGTGAAGCTCTTTCTGAATGTTTGGTTGTGCCCAGAGGGTCATCAAAACTTGGACCTCATCAGACATCCACTGGATTTCTTCTGTGAAAAGTACATTGAAAGCTACATTATATGGTACAAGCAATGCTTGACCACACTGTTGGtcagtaaatattaaaagttaTGTAAGGGTTAGTTAAAAACGATTAAGCTGCACAAAGACATTTACCATAAGGACTGCAATTAAGTTCCTTTGAATCATTTGAGACCACAGGAAGTGAACTCACTTAACTTTAAATCACTTAATGAATTCCATGTGGAAGGAGCAGAATAGTTACAAAGATTTAAAGCTCCAAATACAGAAAGAGTAGTCTGTGAGATGACTCACAGCTCAAAATGTTCAAATCCAGAATCTTAAAGGCTTTCTTTGCTTTGGTAAAGTACACAAAAGTATATTAAACGTACAGCTACACATCAGATATTGACATtggttactgtttttttttttttttttggcccagTAACATGAAGTGGGAGCTGCTCGAAAGTTCCccctttttgtacattttaagaTTCTTGTACTGTATTATCTAACATCCTCCACTTACCATTAGTGGTCACATCAAGGAAAGACTGTGAGCGACTGGGCAGTGAAGGCTCCGCTGTTCCTGAATGTTTTGCAGCTGCAGCTTGAGAGCTGAGGACGTCATCCATGATGGCAAACCATACACTCGTTCGGGTGCTCGTGCTTTCACTCCGGCAACTGTTTTTGATTCTCTTGTACTcctgtttcagttttttaattttctctctgCACTTCTTAGGTGCTTTGTTAAATCCAAGTGATGCCAATTTGGCACTGAGATGTGTGTAAACTTTATTATTCCTCACGTTGAGGAGAAGCTCTTCTTGAACGGCAGGATTTGCCCAAAGTGTCAGCAATGCTTGGACCTCTGTACTTGACCAACAGCACAAGGGTGTATCTGTGAAGGTCATTGTTTCAGAATTAACGACTAAAAACCTTTTCTACCTGTTAAAGCCATACCATATACCAAAGGCAACTATGCTTCTGACTCATAAAAATTGCAtccttttacatttctttagtGTGTTGTCTACTTGCCTTTAACCGATGTTTGCACTGCAGTGGAGGTAACAGTTGTTGCTGTGGGACCATCAATATCTTCTAGTTGAATGGAGTAGAAATGGGGGTCTTGTGGGTTTTGCAGGGGGTATCCTGCTGGGCTGAGCAAAGTATGTGGCATTACAGTGTCACTGCAGCTCCCAGTCAAGTCTTCTGTAGTGGGTGAGTCtgcaggagaaaaataaataattgggTGGGAGGGCTTTTATTGTGTAGATGACTGTGAGACTCAGTGCAGACTGCAGTGAGTAAGTAGTGTTACCTATACACCTGAGTTCTGACATAATTCGTTTGttagataaaaacataaaaacaacctaCCTGTGTCCGCGTCTGACACTGTGAACTCAACTATCATGTTGGATAGATGCTCTGTGTTGTCTGCTGTTGCTGCTCTTTTACCCACGATAGTGTCCAGGGCACTGTACCACCCGAAATGTATGTTGGCCCCATCTCCCCCACTGTGCAGTTTACTTTTTCGGTATTCTAGTTTAAGCTTCTTTatcttctgtctgcactgttttGCAGACCGACTCATTCCCATGGCAGCCAGCCTGTCTGAAACTTCCCTGTATACTCTTTCATTTCTAACTAATCCCTCCAGATCCCGCTGGATTTTCTCATCTGACCACACAGATAGAAGTGCCCGAGTCTCTTCATGAGACCAGTTCGCCATAGACTCCGTgtatttcttctattttttttatccttaaaTACAATTATCTAACAGAGTATGTGGGCTGTTGTGgacattatttcaaaatggaggTCCTTCCGCTGGTGGCTTCAATGACGTCACTGGATTTCAGTAAGTAACATTACTGTTACCTAGATACGGCGGAGCTCGGAGACGTCGGTCGTGCCCAGGGTCGTGAAGATCAAGTTCAGCACGAATTCACGGTTAAGCTCGCATATCGCCGAAAAGCCGTGCCGTACCAAGCCAGTGGAAATGGACTTTTGTGTTCAGAGTTGTTCTGACAAAGCTGACAGAAGCTGACAACGTGACATGTATCTCTGTCTATGTCCATCGTGATCCCTGAAACGGGACTTAGATATGGGGTAATGATTAGTACGCAGCAGTGGAAAAACTTTTAGCCATCACTTTACTGAAAGTTTCAATACTGCAAACGTCATTATCAAAGCACTTAAGTATTATTTGCAAAACGTATCGAGTATACACAAAATCATGCTGAAAAATGGAGCCTGGGAGTTTTATTATTAGATAACAATATAgattacatttttgcagttaGCTATTCTATAATCTTAACCTATTTACTATTGTGTAGAAAACAGTTGTAATGTTAATGGGGAAATTACTTTAACGCTAAATTGCGGTGGGCTACATGTAGCTAAAGTACCCCAAATTTGTACTTAGCTGAACTGTATGGACCTGTGTAACTGAAGTCAAAATGTATTACGTCACATTGCTTAAGCCTTGGAAACAAAAGTGCTGAAAGGTGACACTTGCAAACTTTCTTTCTTACTTACCCTAAAGTTATTGTTGAAGACTGAAGTGGAACAAAAGGCAGTgctttgttgcatttatttttttgcaaaacatcTAAAACCAATATTGAGAACGGTACATTACATAATGCCTTACCATACATACAATAACATAAGTAATGAATAAGTAAAATTCACAGCACAATCTCCTCACGTTTGCGTAATGTTAAATGGTTATTGTGccaaacataaaatacacaatgttGTGTTGATTCATCACTATTGCGCCTACAAAACTGTACCTACTGCTGGAAAGATGTCAAATCCTAGTAAACATAGTCTATATGCACGTATTGTCAATCGAAAACAAAGCAGAGTAGTTGTGATGTTTACAGTTCTGTGTTATAGTTTCCTAGTAACATTACATTGTTTAATACACAACAGACATTATCTAGTTACATATATTTGAATAcctttattgtattgtttacaTGATGTCAAGGTCTAAAATGTTTGCTATATTAAGTAGCTTCTAGAAAAGCATGAAGTATTTTTTCAACCTTTAAATTAAGAAAGAATTTTATTCGTAATGAAAATGccagcaaaacaaacattatattAGCTTCCCTAATATTATGTGAGAATGTGAGATAACAAGGACAAATGTATTACTATTATTCTAACatcatttgaaatgtgttttactaCCCTAACCGCCATTGACCTGATCACTACCACAAGGAAACAAgtcacttttaaaatgaaatggttCAAGGGGCTCGCTTATTTTAACTACATATGTGATCAGCATCACCCCTGTTCTACATTTTTCTTACAACATAATTTCTTTGATTAATAATCATCACTACCCTCGTCTTCATCATACTTTCCCTTGAGAGAGTGCTTCTTGTGCTTACCCCTGTGCCTCCGTTTACCAGAGAAGTCAGGGTTATTGTCCCTTGTATGCAACTGCTCGTGTTTCTTCAAAAGGCCAGGGACAGAGAATCCCTTCCCACATGTGTCACATGTCCAGGGCTTCTTGCATGTATGAGTCCTTTTGTGTACATTAAGATGGGAAGCTAGCTTGTAGGTCTTCCCGCACACATCGCAGCTGAATGGTCGCTCATTGGTGTGTAGCCGGATATGAACCTTCAGATTTCCGAtttgagtgaagctcttgtcaCAAATTGAGCACCGATATGGTCTCTCTCTTGTGTGGATCCTCAGGTGAACTCTCAGGCAGTACTTACTAGAGAACTTCTTTTGACAGACAGGGCACGGGATCTTTGCTTTGGGCACATGGTCCTGCTGATGCCTCTTTAGGTCAGACAAATAGACAAAGGTTTTCCCACACTGGGAGCAGAGATACTGACGGTCACCGATGTGGTAGCCCATATGTCTCTTCAACAAGCTGGGGACGAGAAATCTCTTACCACAACGCTCACACATGTGAGGACGATCTCTAGTGTGCCAGCGCTCGTGGTTTGACAACTTGAAAGCAGTTGGGAAGCTTTTGCTGCAGTGCTTGCAGGGGAACGTCATCTGGCTTGTGTGGCACTCCATGTGCCTTTTGAAGTAGGTGGACTGAGTGAAACCCTTGTTGCAGATGTTGCAGTAGTAGGGCTTCTGACCACTGTGGGCAAGCATGTGCTTCGTTAAGCTCTGCAGTTTAGTGAAACATTTGCCACACTGGCCACAAGCATAAGGGCGTGCTGTGCTGTGGGTCTTCAAGTGGTTGTTGAGGAATGCCTGTGTTCTGAAGCATTTGTTGCATGCTGTGCAAATAAAAGGCTTCTCCCCTGTGTGAATGCGCTCATGGTCCAGTAGCTTTGACTGATAAGGGAAGCTCTTATCGCACACACTGCAAGTAAATCTGTCAGCTGGAGGCCTAATTTGCTTCTTTCTTCTGATGGTTGGCTTCGTGTCATCTATTGCACTTAATCGAACTGGAGGAAGCGGTGGTAAGGCTGGGAGTGAGAGTGAGTTGGAGGCAATCTGCGACACCCACTGATGCAACGTGACTCGCTGGGTATGGGGCTTTTGACCTTCTTTTGATCCTACATTGCTTGCATTCTGCAAAGTTGAAGTGGTTTTCATTGGAACTTGAACTATGCGAAATGGGATAGATTTCAAAGACATCTGTAGTTTTGGTTTCTCTGGTAATCCATCCTCCTCTCGGTTTTCTACAGGTGTGGCAGGCTGCACCTGTGTAGAACTCTTCTCCTTGACAGGGTTCTCACTTGGTGGTGTTgagacacttttttcttttgctggaCTCGCATCGGCCATTTTATCACTATATCGCCCTCTTCGCTGTGATCTGGTAGCAGGGGTCGCCGGGCTATCCGACTCATCTGACATCATTCCCATGTCTTCAGTGTCACTGAATGAGGTTGGGCTTGTTTCTTTGACTTCTAATGGCTTTGGTGattctggtggtggtggtggtggtggttctACTGGCTTGGGCCGGAAGGCGAGTGAAGAAAGTACACAGTCACCAACCGAAGAAGAGATGGTTGCTGCACAAAAAGGACACGctcaatttctttttcactgtatttaacatttaacatatgccaacacatttataaactgaaaaaatactGTTATATTACTTACTGAGCATTTATTCTTACTGTAATTGATGTAATTCTTACTGTAATTCTTACATCTTAACCTTAAATATACCTTTAACACTAAGGAGCCCTTTGGCCTGCTGGTGTAGAAGGAGAGTCTTCAGGTCCTCTGGATCAGGAATTAAGCCTCCACATGCCTCCAGGACAGCAGTCTCAGTTGAAATCATTATACCAAGCTGAGATTGAGAGGCAGGAAATCAAAATTTGAGTGTGCACTCCTAAGTTGGATAATGATCATtgataatgataaataatgatTGGATAATTGTATGTCTTTATGGtgcaatatttcactttttgctAATGATCAACTCAGGATAATTTAGAAGTCTTGTCCCTGTTATTTTCTAAGGCTTGGTGTTATGGCCCAACAAGGCTGTTAATATATGAGTAACGTAGTAATAATTCTGACTCTGTATTTTCAGTTTCCactagttttttaaaaaatatcttaatGTTATCCCCTAAAACATCTGGAAGTAGTCCAGTCAAAGATACTTTACACTGAATTCTAACACTGTATTAATGcattcagagttttttttaactttcaccTGTATGTGAATGATCCGGTTTGATACTAAATTCTGTAAAGGATTACAGCatctaaagaaataataaatttaattttactgcatttgcaGACACAACTGTATGTCTAGATAGTGAAATGTTTGAGTGATCACCTTTAGGAAATTGCTGTTGTGGCCTGTCAATAAAGATAATCTATGAATGTGGAGTTGACCAGGTGACAGATACATTTCAGTCTGTCCATGTACATACCTGGGATAAATTAGGAACCGGAAGAAGTTGCTCTAGCTTGCACACCAGTCCTGCAATCAGAGCCTGCAACGCTGTGTCAAACTTTGTTCCATACTGAACTGGGAACACGTcctgcagaaacagaaatatgctTAACTGCACTTTGACTCTGAGAGGCAAGAGAGGGAGGAATAGGACTTTTGGTTCTATTGTGTTTTATTCCTACTAGCACAGAGTTTTAATGCAGCTGAATTCAAAGTGTAGTTGTCCTCAGTAACATATTGTATCTCCTGGCAGACAACACAACTAGTGGGAATTCTAATCATACCTATGTTTAATTGCCAAACTGCTCAGctgaacataaaacaaatgaatgacCACAAAATCAAAATTACAGGTTGAAgtcagcagctgtgctgtgagatcAGCTACACTAACAGCCTTAGAAGCAACAAATCGTTATATTAAAGTACAGTCATAAAATCTCAGTGATATGTGTCTAAATAAGCAGCAagtttttattgaaaacaacAGAAGtctttgtgtgactgtgtgatgcCACATTAAAGCAGATGTGGATACCTGGAAGAAGCGCTTCCTCTCAGAAGGGTTTTTAAGCAGATTCTGGACAAGCACCATAAAGTTTGTTTGCGATTTCTCCACTTCTGCATCTTTCTGTAACTCAGGAAATACTTAAACTCagatttaaaatgcattcattagaattatttctacaaatgtttaaaacagctttatttctctttgaaaaaaaaaaaggtttgcatACTTACAGTTGAAGAAACTTTCAACTTATTTATGAGTGTCTGAATAGCCCGAGAGTCAGGAGGTCCCTCTTTGTGAAGCAAATCCAAAATTACCTACAGTACAAGAAAAGACCATGATTATtggcagcagaagaaaaaaaaccttttcttaaTCATATAGTAAAAATTGtttataaataattgttttcctCTAATATTATATAATTCTGCAAAACAACTTAGGTTTACACCATGATTCTAAGAGAAAGGGAGTTTATTCATACTATTAAATCCTCTACTTTTtaaggcacacacaaacagtatagATTAAAAACTCTCACCCTTGCCCTCAACCCCAGGATAAGCTGGGCAGTCTGCTTGAAACCCATTAGCTCAGGAACAGTCTGCGTCACCATGGTCACAAAATCCTCCACTTTACCATACTGCTTCACGTTTCGCTGCCGTATGACCTGCCATATGTATGAGTATGTTATCTGCAGAGGGGAGGCCATCAAGCGAAGAGAAGCAAGGGGGAGGGCACCTCCTGTGCAAGTTtttgaaacaaatatttttatttaaaatgaaacaaatcagttatattttttaaattaatgtcatCCAATGCCTGGCAATTGATGGCAGTAATAATGGTGCactttaatagaaaataaatttagaCAATAACCATTTAATTAAATGCACAGTTTTAACCGAATCACTAATTATTTGTCATATGTTGAGGTACTTTCCTTACTGTACAATGACAATATATAGTAATAATGGTAATAGCTCTCTGACACTAGGTTTTTAAACAACCCAATACTTTAGTCAATTTAGTTATActttgtatttatacatttgtttacggttttcattttttgtgtttccctCCTCACACATCCACAGCATAAAGACGATGTAAATCTTCCTTCCTATTGCGTAAGTACCGGTTCAAGCACCAACAGCGTATCCGATTTGGCAGATGGAGCCACAATTTGCTGCAGGGGGCGCTGCAGCCATTTCTACTTGGTTCTAATGCTGCAGAGGGTTTGAAAGTGTGCACGATtgcgtgtgcatgtgcaacCGTGAAGAGAATGAGCGCCAAACTGCAACTATATTCAAACTTTGAGCAGATCGCATACTAGACTCCTAGTAAAGGATTCACTGTAGTTGTTGCAATACGATGCAAATGCCGCTTTGTACATCCGGAGGATATCTGACTTTATTTGAAATCAAACCGCCGGGACAGTCCTCGCTAAAGCTTGTTATCCAGGTTATCCTGCTATATTTAGGCCATAGTATTCAAGTAGACTATTAGATATAAATGTTTACCAGCGATTGATACGAAGTAGCCTGTGGGTTGCAACAAATGGTTTAATCTACATTGCATCCTATTTCCTCACCTCCATTCTCCGCAGCTAACATTGCTGTTAGCTGGCTAatcttagcttagcttagcttcaTACCTGTAGTATCAGACCGTTTCTCCATTCTGTGCGCACGATGTGTTGCTAACTCATGAGTTAATCAACCGACTGGACCAAGAAGATTGATAAGGTTACCCCTTGCTTCAAAATATGTggttaaaaagtatttaactGTCTTTCCCCGAACGTCAAGCCAGGAAGAATAATGGCGACTGCTGGTTAGCGGCCTTCCAAAACAAAAGTCTTAGTATTTCCGGCGGATGttcttatataaaataaaagcaccgACTCTCAAACGTTaggtaataaaattaaaaagtacacGAAAATTTAAGTGATGGTTATGGTTTGTCGGATtttccataaaacatttttgccaTATTCACGGCTTTGGTGTATATATATCTACATTTATACATGTCAGAAGTGTAATTAAGTCAATGCAGAACTGTTTGATTTATCTGCAAATAGATATTTGTTACAAGATAAATGTATCACcaaaatattttactgatgCCGTTCTTATTTGTGCAATCAATAACCATAGGGAAATGCATGAaatcctgtgtgtttttgtccctTTCAAATGACATTAAAGTTGAGTAATTAACCCTTCAGTGttctatattatttttcttttgaattgtttttgttttgacagttttatcCATAAGTCCATTGTGTTTGTAAAGGTTTGCTAATCTCTCTAAAAAGGTCTAAAGAAATCAGGGAAGCTTGTGATGCAATACTGTTTTGTCAAAAAAagtattgtatatattttatataattgagTATCAGAATATACATAGGTTATTactttgacaaaataatttcagtctTGCATTGTCTAgactaaataaacattttagaaattgaTGAAATCATTGTCAAATCAACAAATGTGTCAGATGGTATTAATTTCAATCATATCAAGAAAACGAGAGCAAATGTCCATATTATAGAgtcatgtaaaacaaattcagcATATGTTCTGTAAGGGTTGGAATATGACAAAGTGAACTGGTCTGAAAGATATATAAGACACATGCTTTCAAGTGGTCACATGTACACATAAAAGTTAATATAACCCACATAGTATAAGCAAAGTGTTTGTCCTGATGCTTTGTGATGATAAGTTAATTCGTGATGGAGGCATTGGATTTCCCTTGACAGTTCACAGTGTTTTAACTACTTCATTTACATTCTTGACCGGAATtaatagcttttaaaaaatacattcttgtgggaaaatataattaaactgGTAAGGGATTTATTGATGATTTAACAAAATAACTTAGATATTTCACATTACAGAACAAAGACACAACaattaaagtataaaaattaaaattggtCACCAAAACGACAATAAAGCACAAAATGTGTAGACTTAGtctacagaaaaatgttttgcatcttCTCATATTTCACTGTTATGGAAGTAAATCATTCGAATAATGaaaattgttattaaaataCTAACCATCCTCTGTGGATGAGGCCACATAGCCTGTGGTCAGGGAAGATTCTTAGTCTGTTGATTCATAGGGATCTGCCGACATCAGTCGTGTTATTAACTGGCATTTCCTCCAGCCTACGGCCAGTTCTTTTGTGATGAGAACAAGCCCTCCTTATGCTTCTCACTGAGCTCATCCGTCCATCCATCTACCCCATCTTGCCTGTCTGTGCTgtctctcgctccctctctctgacaCATAGTACGAGAGCACTCACACTCAGGGAGTCATGTTCTCATGACTGAACATGATTGACTCAGTCAATAAGGTATTAAAATCTCTAACACACTCGCTGTGGCCGAGCACAAGCTATAGATCATTGGGCAGAAGTTTTGAGATACAATGACGGGATTCAAAGCGCCTGTGGCGATGGCTATCTGCCATCTGGTCAGATCTTTGATACACAAAGCAGGAAGCTTGTTGAGCTGCTGGACTTTTTGTTTGTGACTAGCATGTTTGTAATTTCTGACAGATCACAGATCATAATAATGTCAACAACAAGTATAAAACAAGCTGAAGTAGGTcaaatgcaacattttcagGTGCTTCTGGTGCATTTGCTATACTAAAGACACTGGTTAGAAATGTACATCGGTGTATATGCCCCTAATGCATTTCAGTCAGAATACAGGAGcaggttcagtgttttgactCTACAGGTGTTTGTGAAACCAACAACAAAGGAGGAACAAAGGACAAGTTGATAGTGACAGTTCCATCTCAGAAAGAAATGTTATATTAATTTGATTCAGCAGCTCAACACTAGAGCTCCAGAAAACTCTGAATGGCACCAATTCAGAGtggcaagaaaagaaaaataaatcaatgtggTCTGCTCAGAACAGGCCAGTCAAATGATGTTAAACAGAGGCCAAGAGGAGACAATTAATCTGCTTCACCATCTATTCTGGCAGCTCACCAGCCATTGAGTAGAGAGTTCTTCCTCTGGTCATTATAATTCTCTTTGGGTGGTGAAGCGTCAGACATGCCTGGGTGATACTGTCACACACCCATCTTCACAGCAGGTGAGTTTTTACAACTCGTATAGCACAGGTCCATGCACTCAGATGAGTGAAAGCACAGGATGAGTGTTAGCTCATCTGACCAGCGGGCTCCTGAAAAACAACCTGGAGAATGAATTGTTATACTGCCGTCTTAATTTTCCTGCATTATTAGTCATGCTTCATCCACTTTCATGTTCAAGGATTGCCTCGCTGGCTGGCTGAGTATCAGCAGTGTGGGTGAGTGTTTGAAGTGGGATGGAGATAGACACAGTTGGGATCATGTCAGAAGGTGCCATTTGGCTATTTTCAGTGTTGCACACTGGTAAACGCCTCCCAGACTTgacctaaaaataataaaaatatagaaaatcacACTCACAGCCTGAACAGTGTTCTTCTATTCGGTTTTATGTAAAGAACAAGTGACTGATAATAAATCTCCAAAGCAGATATTATTGCACTCAATAATAACAATGCCTTAGCACTACTGAATATTTGATGATCAGTTGCTAACTTTACAAGAACTGACTTCCTGAAAGTGCTCACTAAAAGGAAGGTACATTAACATGAGGGCTTTATTAGGCTGACCCACAGAAACCCAAAGGCACAAGAGTGAGTGTAGTTAATGGAAAATTTACTATTGAGTCCGTTTTGTTAGTTGGGTTTCTCATAATGcataacatataaaaaaaaccctataATTTGGAGACTAGGGTTTATACTATGTACTCAGGATGTCATATATCCTGAATAACTAATTTTTAAATGGCTCCAAGCAGAAAATTCATCCTTGAAGAGGCGGAAGCATGAAGAGCATGCTGTAAATGGATGCTGTCTTAAAAGTCAAGTAAGTGCTCATTGTAGGATAGAAACTCTTCTATTGACCTTTTATAAATACAGGCAATTAACAGCATGAATAGTGCTATTAAATTGTTTGAATACTTCCAATGATTTTTCCAAAGttttttgctgtcttttttaTGACAGGAAATTtgctaaaataatattttaacaacagAAAGTGCCTACGGCCacactgtatttgtttgtattccCTCCGTTTGTGTcttaatattatgtttttaaaaagggctTAAAACATCACACGGAATTAAAAGTAAGCACTTACTTACCAGCCACACTAAGAGAATAACACAGGCTAAGAAGGGGATAAGAACCAGAAGCAAGGGTGTTCTCTTCAGCCAGCTATGTTGACGACCCTTCTCCTGATCCCCTGAAAGAAGGAAATATGATTAGAAATCTACAGAAATCTGACACTTGGTACTGCATTTTTCCCCCTGTCTATTTAACCAGTAAGAGAGAATTGTAGTTGTATCATTTGTACAGTAAGTACTaacttgtttgttgtttttactcaTATTAATTTAGTTGAGCTCTCTTTTAAGATGTGAAATAACATAGGACAGCTTTAGGGCATTAGAAGAACTAACCACATCAAGTTTTTAAACCTTGTTTCTTTAACGGCGTGTATTATCTCTATGTGCAAAGTTACTGTATGTTCCCATCTACCGCTGTGGCCTTGACCTCAAATCAATATCTGCCCCTTCAAAGTCCACTAAGCCACTTTAGTTGTTAAGACATACATCACAAATTAAAGCTTATATGCAAATGATGAATGTACCTGGTGTTTGTGGATTAAGGCATGGTGGCAGCTTGCATGAGAAGCCAGATGTTTCTTGAGCGGCAGTGTGTAAAACATCTTTGATGTAGTCAAAGTAAAGACCAGTCATTAAGCTCCCCTCTGTGTAGTGACACTGGAACACTTGCATTGCTGTTTCCTGGGAATCAGAAAAA from Channa argus isolate prfri chromosome 21, Channa argus male v1.0, whole genome shotgun sequence carries:
- the LOC137107038 gene encoding kit ligand-like, encoding MRKKILKAPCLLLSLFTNLNLCSGKFGTPITDDVSKLTLLKQNIPSDYEIPISYIPKEVAGTCWVVLNIYPLEQSLRKLANMFGAISSNKENLIVFIAMLKSLRFTFDHEELETAMQVFQCHYTEGSLMTGLYFDYIKDVLHTAAQETSGFSCKLPPCLNPQTPGDQEKGRQHSWLKRTPLLLVLIPFLACVILLVWLVKSGRRLPVCNTENSQMAPSDMIPTVSISIPLQTLTHTADTQPASEAILEHESG
- the si:dkey-14d8.1 gene encoding zinc finger protein ZFP2 isoform X2 gives rise to the protein MVLVQNLLKNPSERKRFFQDVFPVQYGTKFDTALQALIAGLVCKLEQLLPVPNLSQLGIMISTETAVLEACGGLIPDPEDLKTLLLHQQAKGLLSVKATISSSVGDCVLSSLAFRPKPVEPPPPPPPESPKPLEVKETSPTSFSDTEDMGMMSDESDSPATPATRSQRRGRYSDKMADASPAKEKSVSTPPSENPVKEKSSTQVQPATPVENREEDGLPEKPKLQMSLKSIPFRIVQVPMKTTSTLQNASNVGSKEGQKPHTQRVTLHQWVSQIASNSLSLPALPPLPPVRLSAIDDTKPTIRRKKQIRPPADRFTCSVCDKSFPYQSKLLDHERIHTGEKPFICTACNKCFRTQAFLNNHLKTHSTARPYACGQCGKCFTKLQSLTKHMLAHSGQKPYYCNICNKGFTQSTYFKRHMECHTSQMTFPCKHCSKSFPTAFKLSNHERWHTRDRPHMCERCGKRFLVPSLLKRHMGYHIGDRQYLCSQCGKTFVYLSDLKRHQQDHVPKAKIPCPVCQKKFSSKYCLRVHLRIHTRERPYRCSICDKSFTQIGNLKVHIRLHTNERPFSCDVCGKTYKLASHLNVHKRTHTCKKPWTCDTCGKGFSVPGLLKKHEQLHTRDNNPDFSGKRRHRGKHKKHSLKGKYDEDEGSDDY
- the si:dkey-14d8.1 gene encoding zinc finger protein 184 isoform X1 — encoded protein: MEKRSDTTGGALPLASLRLMASPLQITYSYIWQVIRQRNVKQYGKVEDFVTMVTQTVPELMGFKQTAQLILGLRARVILDLLHKEGPPDSRAIQTLINKLKVSSTKDAEVEKSQTNFMVLVQNLLKNPSERKRFFQDVFPVQYGTKFDTALQALIAGLVCKLEQLLPVPNLSQLGIMISTETAVLEACGGLIPDPEDLKTLLLHQQAKGLLSVKATISSSVGDCVLSSLAFRPKPVEPPPPPPPESPKPLEVKETSPTSFSDTEDMGMMSDESDSPATPATRSQRRGRYSDKMADASPAKEKSVSTPPSENPVKEKSSTQVQPATPVENREEDGLPEKPKLQMSLKSIPFRIVQVPMKTTSTLQNASNVGSKEGQKPHTQRVTLHQWVSQIASNSLSLPALPPLPPVRLSAIDDTKPTIRRKKQIRPPADRFTCSVCDKSFPYQSKLLDHERIHTGEKPFICTACNKCFRTQAFLNNHLKTHSTARPYACGQCGKCFTKLQSLTKHMLAHSGQKPYYCNICNKGFTQSTYFKRHMECHTSQMTFPCKHCSKSFPTAFKLSNHERWHTRDRPHMCERCGKRFLVPSLLKRHMGYHIGDRQYLCSQCGKTFVYLSDLKRHQQDHVPKAKIPCPVCQKKFSSKYCLRVHLRIHTRERPYRCSICDKSFTQIGNLKVHIRLHTNERPFSCDVCGKTYKLASHLNVHKRTHTCKKPWTCDTCGKGFSVPGLLKKHEQLHTRDNNPDFSGKRRHRGKHKKHSLKGKYDEDEGSDDY